ACAGACAAGAAATTTTAGATATGAGTAATTTTTATGCTCCTGAGCATTTGATTATTGCTCTTGAAAATCCAGAAGAAGCAGCCGAACATATCATTAATGCAGGTTCTGTGTTTTTAGGAAATTACACACCTGAGTCTGTTGGAGATTATGCTTCTGGCACAAATCATACCTTGCCAACAGATGGACATGCAAGAGCTTATAGTGGAGTTTCATTAGATAGTTTTGTCAAAAAAATTACATTTCAATCTCTTACAAAAGAAGGACTGAGTCAAATTGGACAAACAGTAATTGAGATGGCAGAAGCAGAAGAATTAAAAGCTCATGCAAATGCTGTTCGTGTTAGATTATAAAAGATAGAAATGCTGTCAAGGCTTGTTGATTTGAACCTTGGCAGCTACTATAAAATAAAATTTCGTCATTGATTTTTAATTTCTTACATAAAATAGCGTTATATTTGGGTTAAAATATGTTTTTTTAGTAATCCTTCTGTCTATTCTAATCAGCAACAATGCGAAATTATTTATTTAGTTCTTTTTTATTTTTGGTTTTTCTATCATTTTTTGTGTTTCCTACAAAAGCTCAGTTTGTAACAAATGATGGTGAAAGGCTGACTGTTGAAATGTGTTTAGAAAAATCTGAAGGGCGCAAAAATCAAGGTGATTATAGAGGAGCAAGTGATTTTTTGAATAAAGCAGCTCTAATCCATTGGGACAAAAAAGAATTGCGACCAGCCATTACTTATTTTCAAAAGTCATTAATTTTCAATCAGAAAGTAGATAATCAGAGTGGAATGTATGGCATTTATAGTAACCTTGCTACTATTTATGCCGATTTAGAAAAATTTGATTCTGCACTTATTTTCTTCCAAAGAACATTAGAAGGACGAAAAAAACAAGGTATAAAAGAACCTATTATTTCAGCTCAAATAAATACGGCTGTTGTTTTAAATAATCTCAAAAGACACGATGAAGCAGCCAAGCAACTAGTAGATGGATTAAGTTTAGCAAAAGAATCCTTTGATTTGGAACAAATGAGAAGCATTTATGGAATGCTTGCCGAAACCTACGAAAAAGCAGGAAACTCTGAAAAAACAAAAGAATATTTTGAATTGTATCGCAATTTTCATGAGATGTCACAACAAAGAAAAATGGCTGTTGTGAGTGCAGAAGCAGACAAAGCAAGACTACAAGCAGCTTTAGCAGAAACAGAAAAACAACGAGCAGAATTAGAAATTGCCTTAAAAAACACCAAACTACAAGAACAAGAAAAAAATATAGAAAGTAAAAATGATGAATTAAATAAACTAGAATCTAATTTCACAAAACAAGAACTAGCCTATAAAGTCCTTCAACAAGAAACAGACTTACAAGAAGCCAAGTTTGCCCAAGAACAAGCCGAAAATGAACAGAAAATAGCAAGACAAAGACTTTATATCGGAGGCATTGCAGCTATTTTATTACTTGCTCTAGTAGGAATTATTTTTATTTATAGAAGCAGGCAACAAAAAAAGAGAGCCAATTTAGAATTACAAGATAAAAATGACGAGATTAGTTTTCAACAAATGCACATCATGCAACAAAACCATGAGTTAGCGAAAGCTGTAAATGAAATTGAAGATAAAAATCATCAAATTACATCTAGTATTACTTACGCAAAACGCATTCAAGAGGCAATGCTTCCCAATATTGCCAATATTCAAAAAGCACTACCCGAATCATTTGTCTACTTTCGTCCTCGTGATATTGTAAGTGGCGACTTTTACTTTTTTCATCATTTTGAGGAAGAACAAAAAGTAGTTTTAGCTGCTGTTGATTGTACAGGTCATGGCGTACCAGGAGCATTTATGTCTATGATAGGAAATGAAATTTTGAGTAGAATTGTAGCAGAAAATAATATATGTTCGCCTGCAAAAATTCTGACTCAGTTAGATAAAGGAATTACAACAGCTTTACACAAAGACGAAACAAATATCCATGATGGAATGGATTTAGCTCTCGTTTGTATAGATAAAAAGAATAAAACCCTTACTTTTGCAGGAGCAAAAAACCCTATTTTTTATATCCAAAATAATCAATTAGAGGTAATAAAGGGCGATAAGATGCCTATTGGTGGTTCAGAAAGAGAACATAAAAGTGAGTTTACAGAGCATGTTATTGATATTTCTATTCCAACCACATTTTATATTTTTTCTGATGGTTTTCAAGACCAATTTGGAGGAGAGCGAGGACGCAAGTTTATGGTAAAAAACTTTAGAGAGCTACTATTTGATATTCATACAGAAGATACAGCAGAACAAAAACAAATTCTCTATCAAACTTTTAAAAATTGGATAGGAAACGAACATAAACCAATTGACGATGTACTTGTAATTGGTGGTAGAGTTTAGAATATTTATTCTGAATGACGTTTGAAATAGTATTTTTTGTAAATTTGTAGTGTTAAAATTAACTTTAAATAAAAAGTAAGAAGATAAGATAAAATAATATGGTAAAGATTGGAAATGTAGAGTTAGGCGACTTCCCTCTTTTGCTTGCACCGATGGAAGATGTAAGTGATCCTCCTTTTCGTGCTGTCTGTAAAGCCTGTGGTGCAGATATGATGTACACCGAATTTATTTCGGTAGAAGGATT
This is a stretch of genomic DNA from Bernardetia sp. MNP-M8. It encodes these proteins:
- a CDS encoding SpoIIE family protein phosphatase, encoding MRNYLFSSFLFLVFLSFFVFPTKAQFVTNDGERLTVEMCLEKSEGRKNQGDYRGASDFLNKAALIHWDKKELRPAITYFQKSLIFNQKVDNQSGMYGIYSNLATIYADLEKFDSALIFFQRTLEGRKKQGIKEPIISAQINTAVVLNNLKRHDEAAKQLVDGLSLAKESFDLEQMRSIYGMLAETYEKAGNSEKTKEYFELYRNFHEMSQQRKMAVVSAEADKARLQAALAETEKQRAELEIALKNTKLQEQEKNIESKNDELNKLESNFTKQELAYKVLQQETDLQEAKFAQEQAENEQKIARQRLYIGGIAAILLLALVGIIFIYRSRQQKKRANLELQDKNDEISFQQMHIMQQNHELAKAVNEIEDKNHQITSSITYAKRIQEAMLPNIANIQKALPESFVYFRPRDIVSGDFYFFHHFEEEQKVVLAAVDCTGHGVPGAFMSMIGNEILSRIVAENNICSPAKILTQLDKGITTALHKDETNIHDGMDLALVCIDKKNKTLTFAGAKNPIFYIQNNQLEVIKGDKMPIGGSEREHKSEFTEHVIDISIPTTFYIFSDGFQDQFGGERGRKFMVKNFRELLFDIHTEDTAEQKQILYQTFKNWIGNEHKPIDDVLVIGGRV